A stretch of the Nerophis ophidion isolate RoL-2023_Sa linkage group LG27, RoL_Noph_v1.0, whole genome shotgun sequence genome encodes the following:
- the arl13b gene encoding ADP-ribosylation factor-like protein 13B isoform X1: MFSLMANCCNWLKRWREPARKVTLVMVGLDNAGKTATVRGIQGENPQDVAPTVGFSKFDLKQGKFEVTIFDLGGGKRIRGIWKNYYSESHGVVFVVDSSDVQRIQETRETMAEVLQHPRIAGKPVLVLANKQDQEGALAEADIIENLSLEKLVNENKCLCQIEPCSAVLGYGKKFDKSIKRGLSWLLNNIGKDYEAITERVQKDTAEQRAQEEQDKKERAERVRLIREERERQEREEADREGVHACKDELFEQHACNPFQPIENVLTECEDKEKWKKRQQELQEHMSNSFKTDAEAEAEFEEDNHEEPDNSRQTPENSSSSTTTEQSKKKGRKLYLKRKHRVDPLKMEEGQGDNATPPPPPVGWATPKVSRLPKLEPLWDSKPSEFNKKPLPPVANRPQPNSDTHDVVF, encoded by the exons ATGTTTAGTCTGATGGCGAACTGCTGCAACTGGCTCAAACGCTGGCGAGAGCCGGCAAG AAAAGTGACTCTGGTAATGGTAGGATTGGATAATGCAGGAAAGACCGCCACAGTACGTGGAATCCAAGGAG aGAATCCCCAAGATGTTGCTCCAACTGTGGGTTTTTCTAAGTTTGACTTGAAGCAAGGCAAGTTTGAGGTCACGATCTTCGATCTGGGCGGTGGGAAGAGGATCCGTGGCATATGGAAGAATTACTACTCTGAGTCACACGGTGTGGTGTTTGTGGTGGACTCCAGCGATGTGCAGCGAATCCAGGAGACACGGGAAACCATGGCAGAAGTTCTGCAGCACCCACGCATCGCTGGGAAGCCTGTGCTCGT ACTTGCCAACAAACAAGATCAGGAGGGCGCGTTGGCTGAAGCAGACATCATTGAGAACCTGTCGTTAGAGAAGCTTGTTAATGAGAACAAGTGTCTTTGTCAGATT GAGCCGTGCTCTGCAGTCTTGGGTTATGGCAAAAAATTTGACAAATCCATTAAAAGGGGCCTGAGCTGGCTGCTTAACAACATTGGCAAAGATTACGAGGCCATCACTGAGCGCGTGCAGAAAGACACAGCAGAGCAGCGTGCTCAGGAGGAGCAGGATAAGAAAGAAAGGGCAGAACGAGTCAGACTGATACGAGAAGAGAG AGAGCGGCAAGAGAGGGAGGAGGCAGACCGCGAAGGCGTGCATGCCTGCAAAGACGAGCTTTTTGAACAACACGCGTGCAACCCCTTCCAGCCCATCGAAAATGTCCTAACTGAG TGTGAAGATAAGGAAAAATGGAAGAAGAGGCAACAAGAGCTACAGGAGCACATGAGCAACAGTTTTAAGACAGATGCAGAGGCAGAGGCAGAGTTTGAGGAGGATAATCACGAAGAGCCAGACAATTCCAGACAAACTCCAGAAAATTCCAGTTCAA GCACTACCACAGAGCAGAGCAAGAAAAAAGGGAGAAAGTTGTATCTGAAGAGGAAGCACCGTGTGGACCCGCTGAAGATGGAGGAGGGCCAGGGAGATAACGccactcctccacctcctcccg TTGGATGGGCCACACCTAAAGTTTCTAGGCTGCCCAAACTAGAGCCACTCTGGGACTCAAAGCCCTCTG AGTTTAACAAGAAGCCTCTCCCACCTGTTGCAAACAGGCCGCAGCCTAACAGTGACACTCATGACGTGGTTTTTTAA
- the arl13b gene encoding ADP-ribosylation factor-like protein 13B isoform X2, translated as MSFLHNCLRKVTLVMVGLDNAGKTATVRGIQGENPQDVAPTVGFSKFDLKQGKFEVTIFDLGGGKRIRGIWKNYYSESHGVVFVVDSSDVQRIQETRETMAEVLQHPRIAGKPVLVLANKQDQEGALAEADIIENLSLEKLVNENKCLCQIEPCSAVLGYGKKFDKSIKRGLSWLLNNIGKDYEAITERVQKDTAEQRAQEEQDKKERAERVRLIREERERQEREEADREGVHACKDELFEQHACNPFQPIENVLTECEDKEKWKKRQQELQEHMSNSFKTDAEAEAEFEEDNHEEPDNSRQTPENSSSSTTTEQSKKKGRKLYLKRKHRVDPLKMEEGQGDNATPPPPPVGWATPKVSRLPKLEPLWDSKPSEFNKKPLPPVANRPQPNSDTHDVVF; from the exons ATGTCTTTTCTGCACAACTGTCTA AGAAAAGTGACTCTGGTAATGGTAGGATTGGATAATGCAGGAAAGACCGCCACAGTACGTGGAATCCAAGGAG aGAATCCCCAAGATGTTGCTCCAACTGTGGGTTTTTCTAAGTTTGACTTGAAGCAAGGCAAGTTTGAGGTCACGATCTTCGATCTGGGCGGTGGGAAGAGGATCCGTGGCATATGGAAGAATTACTACTCTGAGTCACACGGTGTGGTGTTTGTGGTGGACTCCAGCGATGTGCAGCGAATCCAGGAGACACGGGAAACCATGGCAGAAGTTCTGCAGCACCCACGCATCGCTGGGAAGCCTGTGCTCGT ACTTGCCAACAAACAAGATCAGGAGGGCGCGTTGGCTGAAGCAGACATCATTGAGAACCTGTCGTTAGAGAAGCTTGTTAATGAGAACAAGTGTCTTTGTCAGATT GAGCCGTGCTCTGCAGTCTTGGGTTATGGCAAAAAATTTGACAAATCCATTAAAAGGGGCCTGAGCTGGCTGCTTAACAACATTGGCAAAGATTACGAGGCCATCACTGAGCGCGTGCAGAAAGACACAGCAGAGCAGCGTGCTCAGGAGGAGCAGGATAAGAAAGAAAGGGCAGAACGAGTCAGACTGATACGAGAAGAGAG AGAGCGGCAAGAGAGGGAGGAGGCAGACCGCGAAGGCGTGCATGCCTGCAAAGACGAGCTTTTTGAACAACACGCGTGCAACCCCTTCCAGCCCATCGAAAATGTCCTAACTGAG TGTGAAGATAAGGAAAAATGGAAGAAGAGGCAACAAGAGCTACAGGAGCACATGAGCAACAGTTTTAAGACAGATGCAGAGGCAGAGGCAGAGTTTGAGGAGGATAATCACGAAGAGCCAGACAATTCCAGACAAACTCCAGAAAATTCCAGTTCAA GCACTACCACAGAGCAGAGCAAGAAAAAAGGGAGAAAGTTGTATCTGAAGAGGAAGCACCGTGTGGACCCGCTGAAGATGGAGGAGGGCCAGGGAGATAACGccactcctccacctcctcccg TTGGATGGGCCACACCTAAAGTTTCTAGGCTGCCCAAACTAGAGCCACTCTGGGACTCAAAGCCCTCTG AGTTTAACAAGAAGCCTCTCCCACCTGTTGCAAACAGGCCGCAGCCTAACAGTGACACTCATGACGTGGTTTTTTAA
- the arl13b gene encoding ADP-ribosylation factor-like protein 13B isoform X3, which produces MFSLMANCCNWLKRWREPARKVTLVMVGLDNAGKTATVRGIQGENPQDVAPTVGFSKFDLKQGKFEVTIFDLGGGKRIRGIWKNYYSESHGVVFVVDSSDVQRIQETRETMAEVLQHPRIAGKPVLVLANKQDQEGALAEADIIENLSLEKLVNENKCLCQIEPCSAVLGYGKKFDKSIKRGLSWLLNNIGKDYEAITERVQKDTAEQRAQEEQDKKERAERVRLIREERERQEREEADREGVHACKDELFEQHACNPFQPIENVLTECEDKEKWKKRQQELQEHMSNSFKTDAEAEAEFEEDNHEEPDNSRQTPENSSSSTTTEQSKKKGRKLYLKRKHRVDPLKMEEGQGDNATPPPPPEFNKKPLPPVANRPQPNSDTHDVVF; this is translated from the exons ATGTTTAGTCTGATGGCGAACTGCTGCAACTGGCTCAAACGCTGGCGAGAGCCGGCAAG AAAAGTGACTCTGGTAATGGTAGGATTGGATAATGCAGGAAAGACCGCCACAGTACGTGGAATCCAAGGAG aGAATCCCCAAGATGTTGCTCCAACTGTGGGTTTTTCTAAGTTTGACTTGAAGCAAGGCAAGTTTGAGGTCACGATCTTCGATCTGGGCGGTGGGAAGAGGATCCGTGGCATATGGAAGAATTACTACTCTGAGTCACACGGTGTGGTGTTTGTGGTGGACTCCAGCGATGTGCAGCGAATCCAGGAGACACGGGAAACCATGGCAGAAGTTCTGCAGCACCCACGCATCGCTGGGAAGCCTGTGCTCGT ACTTGCCAACAAACAAGATCAGGAGGGCGCGTTGGCTGAAGCAGACATCATTGAGAACCTGTCGTTAGAGAAGCTTGTTAATGAGAACAAGTGTCTTTGTCAGATT GAGCCGTGCTCTGCAGTCTTGGGTTATGGCAAAAAATTTGACAAATCCATTAAAAGGGGCCTGAGCTGGCTGCTTAACAACATTGGCAAAGATTACGAGGCCATCACTGAGCGCGTGCAGAAAGACACAGCAGAGCAGCGTGCTCAGGAGGAGCAGGATAAGAAAGAAAGGGCAGAACGAGTCAGACTGATACGAGAAGAGAG AGAGCGGCAAGAGAGGGAGGAGGCAGACCGCGAAGGCGTGCATGCCTGCAAAGACGAGCTTTTTGAACAACACGCGTGCAACCCCTTCCAGCCCATCGAAAATGTCCTAACTGAG TGTGAAGATAAGGAAAAATGGAAGAAGAGGCAACAAGAGCTACAGGAGCACATGAGCAACAGTTTTAAGACAGATGCAGAGGCAGAGGCAGAGTTTGAGGAGGATAATCACGAAGAGCCAGACAATTCCAGACAAACTCCAGAAAATTCCAGTTCAA GCACTACCACAGAGCAGAGCAAGAAAAAAGGGAGAAAGTTGTATCTGAAGAGGAAGCACCGTGTGGACCCGCTGAAGATGGAGGAGGGCCAGGGAGATAACGccactcctccacctcctcccg AGTTTAACAAGAAGCCTCTCCCACCTGTTGCAAACAGGCCGCAGCCTAACAGTGACACTCATGACGTGGTTTTTTAA